From a region of the Gemmatimonadaceae bacterium genome:
- a CDS encoding DoxX family protein, giving the protein MPSNLEPRRDVAGWIWRGLIAALFAYIGWGKFDSAPNGEWVRIFAKIGLGQWFRVFTGLVEIGGGTLFLFPRTNKVGAALLAAAMLGAIVADVAIGTAVFVIVPLALLAAVVIVAARDPSLDLVRRR; this is encoded by the coding sequence ATGCCGTCAAACCTCGAGCCCCGGCGCGACGTCGCGGGGTGGATCTGGCGCGGCCTGATCGCGGCGCTCTTCGCGTACATCGGCTGGGGCAAGTTCGACAGCGCGCCGAACGGCGAGTGGGTACGAATCTTCGCCAAGATCGGCCTCGGCCAGTGGTTTCGCGTATTCACCGGACTCGTCGAGATCGGTGGCGGCACCCTGTTTCTCTTTCCGCGCACGAACAAGGTCGGGGCAGCGCTGCTCGCCGCGGCGATGCTAGGCGCCATAGTCGCGGACGTCGCGATAGGCACCGCGGTCTTCGTGATCGTACCGCTGGCTCTGTTGGCCGCAGTTGTCATCGTCGCCGCCCGAGATCCCAGCCTCGACCTGGTCAGGCGGCGCTAA